A region from the Salvelinus sp. IW2-2015 linkage group LG19, ASM291031v2, whole genome shotgun sequence genome encodes:
- the LOC111978880 gene encoding cyclin-dependent kinase 5 activator 1-like: MESAMSLSLRKKAVLFKDGPDTVGHLMEVQTGKSXKDKTLKRYSPWRRIVKKXGSKKVQAHENTNQSNIAHLSNENXEKSQSFSNLSTLSLEKSQSCDKLSTQDQSTPAISNSSNNAASSVEKFPLCNSNTAPDTPQMVTVQDLDTPRRLVMVHATTGKLLRCLGEFLCRRCHRLQDMSSMDPVLWLRVVDRYLLDNCYQNQSCINAATVVFLYMLCREAVSSEVATLHELHAVLLTCFYTTCSYMGNEIAYPLKPFLVDTCGQTFWIRCMSITKLMSDKMLQMNTDPNFFSQVFATLKNESQKEEKKSRLLNGVYSSQ; this comes from the coding sequence ATGGAATCCGCAATGTCTCTCTCGCTCCGCAAGAAGGCAGTCCTCTTCAAAGACGGGCCGGACACTGTGGGTCACTTGATGGAGGTCCAGACCGGTAAGAGCRCAAAAGACAAGACTCTGAAGCGCTACTCGCCATGGAGGCGGATTGTGAAGAAGAASGGCTCCAAGAAGGTGCAGGCCCACGAGAACACCAACCAAAGCAACATTGCMCATCTGAGTAATGAGAACCKGGAGAAGTCTCAGTCCTTCTCCAACCTGTCCACCCTCAGCCTGGAGAAGTCTCAGTCCTGTGACAAGCTGTCCACCCAGGACCAGAGCACTCCAGCCATCTCCAACAGCTCCAACAACGCCGCCTCGTCGGTCGAGAAGTTCCCCTTATGCAACTCAAACACGGCCCCCGACACGCCCCAGATGGTGACCGTCCAGGACCTCGACACGCCCAGGAGGCTGGTGATGGTCCACGCTACAACCGGCAAGCTGCTGCGCTGCCTGGGTGAGTTCCTGTGCCGGCGCTGCCACCGGCTCCAGGACATGTCTTCCATGGACCCGGTGCTGTGGCTGCGGGTGGTGGACCGTTATCTGCTGGACAACTGCTATCAGAACCAGAGCTGCATCAATGCGGCCACTGTGGTCTTCCTCTACATGTTGTGCCGCGAGGCGGTATCCTCCGAGGTGGCCACCTTGCACGAGCTGCATGCCGTGCTGCTCACCTGCTTCTACACGACCTGCTCCTACATGGGCAACGAGATCGCCTACCCCCTGAAACCCTTCCTGGTGGACACCTGCGGGCAGACCTTCTGGATCCGCTGCATGTCCATCACCAAGCTGATGAGTGACAAGATGCTCCAGATGAACACAGACCCCAACTTCTTCTCCCAGGTGTTTGCTACCCTGAAGAACGAGAgccagaaggaggagaagaagagccgCCTGCTCAACGGTGTGTACAGCTCTCAGTGA